CTATATCCCAAGATGTTTGCCGCAAATCTAaatctataaaaattgataatagtGAAGCCAAGGTAaagactttaattttttaataaattaaaatgtaataagtGTTAATTAATATGGTTAAGTGTGTGAATGTATCATGGTACGTTTACGCTGGTAGTGTTCCTTGTGATGGTTGTTGTATTAGACGTAATATGGTTGTATTAGAATCCGGAATATTACAAGTAACTGACACGACAACAGTGAAtgggtaaataaaaataaatcttctaataattttcttttgtaacaaaCTTATTTTAGCCAAACTTCATCGGTGACGTTCACAGCTCAAAGATTTAATGATTATGCTACTTATTTTGTAGCTGGATGTGAGAAAgagaatt
This genomic stretch from Onthophagus taurus isolate NC chromosome 7, IU_Otau_3.0, whole genome shotgun sequence harbors:
- the LOC139430844 gene encoding uncharacterized protein; amino-acid sequence: MLSKNIPWICFLLLANTLQFSISQDVCRKSKSIKIDNSEAKCVNVSWYVYAGSVPCDGCCIRRNMVVLESGILQVTDTTTVNGQTSSVTFTAQRFNDYATYFVAGYSLPLKIVDTDCETYGVVYSEITNILQVFTAEPEQTPTFLSKLKGVKRCSMPLYEYNPELNC